One genomic window of Marinitoga sp. 38H-ov includes the following:
- the pdxS gene encoding pyridoxal 5'-phosphate synthase lyase subunit PdxS, with product MEKGTWVVKKGFAEMFKNGVIMDVTTAEQAKIAEEAGAVAVMALERVPADIRKAGGVARMASISKIKEIMEAVSIPVMAKVRIGHIAEARILEALGVDFIDESEVLTPADDKYHLNKHDYKVPFVCGARNLGEALRRIAEGAAMIRTKGEAGTGNVVEAVKHMRQVMDEVRLVQNMPDEELVTYAKQIGAPVDLVSEVKKLGRLPVVNFAAGGVATPADAALMMLLGADGVFVGSGIFKSKEPKKMARAIVEAVLHYDDPEKLAQISEDIGEAMEGLEIDQLDVKLQERGW from the coding sequence ATGGAAAAAGGAACATGGGTTGTAAAAAAAGGTTTTGCTGAAATGTTTAAAAACGGGGTTATAATGGATGTAACTACAGCTGAACAAGCAAAAATTGCTGAGGAAGCTGGAGCAGTTGCGGTTATGGCTCTTGAAAGAGTACCAGCAGATATTAGAAAAGCTGGTGGAGTAGCCAGAATGGCAAGTATATCAAAAATAAAAGAAATAATGGAAGCTGTATCTATTCCTGTTATGGCTAAAGTTAGAATTGGACATATAGCAGAAGCTAGAATATTAGAAGCATTAGGTGTAGATTTTATTGATGAATCAGAAGTTTTAACACCTGCTGATGATAAATATCATTTAAATAAACATGATTACAAAGTACCTTTTGTATGTGGTGCAAGAAACTTAGGTGAAGCATTAAGAAGAATTGCTGAAGGTGCAGCAATGATAAGAACAAAAGGTGAAGCTGGAACAGGAAATGTAGTGGAAGCAGTAAAACATATGAGACAAGTAATGGATGAAGTAAGATTAGTACAAAATATGCCTGATGAAGAATTAGTAACATATGCAAAACAAATAGGTGCTCCTGTTGATTTGGTTTCAGAAGTTAAAAAATTAGGAAGATTACCTGTAGTTAACTTTGCTGCTGGTGGAGTTGCAACACCTGCAGATGCTGCATTAATGATGTTATTAGGTGCAGATGGCGTATTTGTAGGATCAGGTATATTCAAATCAAAAGAACCAAAGAAAATGGCAAGAGCAATAGTTGAAGCTGTATTACATTATGATGATCCAGAAAAATTAGCTCAAATAAGTGAAGATATAGGAGAAGCAATGGAAGGATTAGAAATTGATCAATTAGATGTAAAATTACAAGAAAGAGGATGGTAA
- a CDS encoding nicotinate phosphoribosyltransferase, with amino-acid sequence MSKRLHPKIFKVPIDRIRMGYYSDKYFTRYVEVLKKDNRHVNVLYQYFPRQDCVVVGIDEALAILRFGTGYYKDEEKANELFNEILDLEKALQNAAHNMDKDELLNITAKKWDLRMMLNDLWVDKWDEIEVKALYDGDEAKNMEPILTIEGDPAYFGYLETVLLGVLARATSTATAVKKVVEVANGKPILFFSARFDHFWVQATDGYAALKAGAFGVSTDANADYWGIESLGTIPHALIASYEGDTAAAAIAFDKHIESSVNRMVLVDWDNDVIGTTLNVVARFYEHITGEKYKPGISDVTKIIGPGKNKIWGVRFDTSGSLRDKSVTPRDKSSLGVNPELVWKARKVFDEYGLKDLKIIVSGGFDAEKIKLFEMLDVPVDTYGVGSKLLREKVDFTADIVEVNKKHCAKVGRKKGDFSRLSVVDKNYWDEQCNNI; translated from the coding sequence ATGTCAAAAAGATTACATCCGAAAATATTTAAAGTGCCTATAGACAGAATTAGAATGGGATATTATTCTGATAAGTATTTTACAAGATATGTAGAAGTATTAAAAAAAGACAATAGGCATGTAAATGTATTATACCAATACTTTCCAAGGCAAGATTGTGTAGTAGTTGGTATTGATGAAGCTCTTGCAATACTTAGATTTGGAACTGGGTATTATAAGGATGAGGAAAAAGCAAATGAATTATTCAATGAAATCTTAGATTTAGAAAAAGCATTACAAAATGCTGCACATAATATGGACAAAGATGAATTATTAAATATAACTGCAAAAAAATGGGATTTAAGAATGATGTTAAATGACCTATGGGTGGATAAATGGGATGAAATAGAAGTAAAAGCATTATATGATGGTGATGAAGCAAAAAATATGGAACCTATATTAACCATAGAAGGAGATCCTGCATATTTTGGATATTTAGAAACAGTATTATTAGGCGTATTAGCTAGAGCAACATCAACAGCAACAGCTGTAAAAAAAGTAGTAGAAGTAGCAAATGGAAAACCAATATTATTCTTTAGTGCAAGATTTGATCATTTTTGGGTACAAGCAACAGATGGATATGCTGCACTGAAAGCTGGTGCATTTGGGGTATCTACAGATGCAAATGCAGATTATTGGGGTATAGAATCATTAGGTACAATACCTCATGCATTAATAGCATCATATGAAGGAGATACAGCTGCAGCTGCAATAGCATTTGACAAACATATAGAATCTAGTGTAAATAGAATGGTATTAGTAGATTGGGATAATGATGTAATAGGTACAACATTAAATGTTGTAGCAAGATTCTATGAACATATAACAGGTGAAAAATACAAACCAGGAATTAGTGATGTAACAAAAATAATTGGACCAGGGAAAAACAAAATATGGGGTGTAAGATTTGATACCTCAGGAAGTTTAAGGGACAAAAGTGTTACACCAAGAGATAAATCCTCATTAGGTGTAAATCCTGAGTTAGTATGGAAAGCAAGAAAAGTATTTGATGAATATGGATTAAAAGACTTAAAAATAATAGTATCTGGTGGATTTGATGCAGAAAAAATAAAATTATTTGAAATGCTTGATGTACCAGTAGATACATATGGAGTTGGATCAAAACTATTAAGAGAAAAAGTAGACTTTACAGCTGATATAGTAGAAGTAAATAAAAAACATTGTGCTAAGGTTGGAAGAAAAAAAGGAGATTTCTCTAGACTATCGGTAGTAGATAAAAATTATTGGGATGAACAATGTAATAATATATAA
- a CDS encoding MGMT family protein, whose translation MKNFIVSTKVGSIIGYVRENKIIQIELSNEILDDYYDEYTNNFYYKIKEYLDGNDVLDEIPYEITFKNDFEKRVLIALKNVKFGNVVSYKGLAILAGYPNAARAVGTVMANNRIPLIFPCHRVIKSNGEIGKYGGGEPLKRYLLETEGIIIKREKVCNEF comes from the coding sequence ATGAAAAATTTCATAGTAAGTACAAAAGTAGGTAGTATAATTGGATATGTTAGAGAAAATAAAATAATTCAAATAGAATTATCTAATGAAATATTAGACGATTATTATGATGAATATACAAATAATTTTTATTATAAGATAAAGGAATATTTAGATGGAAATGATGTATTAGATGAAATACCATATGAAATAACATTTAAAAATGATTTTGAAAAAAGAGTATTAATAGCTTTAAAAAACGTAAAATTTGGAAATGTAGTATCATACAAAGGGCTTGCAATACTTGCAGGATATCCAAATGCAGCAAGAGCTGTGGGAACAGTAATGGCAAATAATAGAATTCCATTAATATTTCCATGCCACAGAGTGATAAAAAGCAATGGTGAAATTGGAAAATATGGTGGTGGAGAACCATTAAAAAGATACTTATTAGAAACAGAAGGTATAATTATAAAAAGGGAAAAAGTATGTAACGAATTTTAA
- a CDS encoding sugar transferase, whose amino-acid sequence MRRFPKIIDLIILFSLNFILFQYSWYLSILISIAIFLGFYAFRVYDIETMNSLNESVIRIFAGFILGSVLILLIYPFFDNIITRDTFFYNFIFSLIIFPSIHKIEYSLFEKHANQKRYLVIGREDEIGNVLKELEEKTLNKLKFVDYINPSPITLDELVNDGFSIYEVNRINKIIRFVNKEEKHKYDAILITDPKLEENVKDKLDEYKELGIEIEYLPNLVEKYLKRIPLEVAIKFKEYYSVIFEHDYESPAKRIIDVIGSSIALIIFSPFMMITTIMIFIEDRTPIVFKQERIGKNEKPFTMHKFRSMKNVKTNGPKFADDEKDRILKVGKLIRPIRIDETLQFINIFKGDMSLVGPRPEQIPFVKEFNKGIPFYYARHKVKPGLTGWAQIMFKYASSQEDTKIKLSYDLYYVKNRSTLFDLRIILQTIEAVFWKRGAK is encoded by the coding sequence ATGAGAAGATTTCCTAAGATAATAGACTTAATTATATTGTTTTCATTAAATTTCATATTATTTCAATATTCATGGTATTTATCTATATTGATATCTATAGCAATATTTTTGGGTTTTTATGCTTTTAGAGTATATGATATTGAAACAATGAATTCGCTAAATGAATCTGTTATACGAATATTTGCTGGTTTTATTCTAGGTTCTGTTTTAATATTATTAATATATCCTTTTTTTGATAATATAATTACAAGAGATACCTTTTTTTATAACTTCATTTTTAGTCTTATTATTTTTCCATCAATACATAAGATAGAGTATTCACTTTTTGAAAAACACGCAAATCAAAAGAGATATCTTGTTATAGGAAGAGAGGATGAAATAGGTAATGTATTAAAAGAATTAGAAGAAAAAACATTGAATAAACTAAAGTTTGTTGATTACATTAACCCTTCACCTATAACCTTAGATGAATTAGTAAATGATGGATTTTCTATATATGAAGTTAATAGGATTAATAAGATTATAAGGTTTGTAAATAAGGAAGAAAAACACAAGTATGATGCAATATTAATAACTGATCCTAAATTAGAGGAAAATGTAAAAGATAAGCTTGATGAGTATAAGGAATTGGGAATAGAAATTGAATATTTACCAAATCTTGTAGAAAAATATTTAAAAAGAATTCCTTTAGAAGTTGCTATAAAATTCAAAGAATATTATTCTGTTATTTTTGAACATGATTATGAATCTCCTGCTAAAAGGATTATTGATGTAATTGGTTCTTCAATTGCTTTAATTATTTTCTCACCATTTATGATGATAACAACAATAATGATATTTATAGAAGATAGAACACCTATTGTCTTTAAGCAAGAAAGAATTGGTAAAAATGAAAAGCCTTTTACAATGCATAAGTTTAGGAGTATGAAGAATGTAAAAACAAATGGACCTAAATTTGCTGATGATGAAAAAGATAGAATATTGAAAGTTGGAAAATTAATTAGACCTATTAGAATTGATGAAACCTTACAGTTTATAAACATATTTAAAGGAGATATGTCTTTAGTTGGGCCTAGACCAGAACAAATTCCTTTTGTTAAGGAGTTTAATAAGGGGATTCCTTTTTATTATGCAAGACACAAGGTTAAACCTGGATTGACAGGATGGGCACAAATAATGTTTAAATATGCTTCATCGCAAGAAGATACAAAAATAAAACTCAGTTATGATTTATATTATGTAAAAAACAGATCAACATTATTTGATTTAAGAATAATACTACAAACAATAGAAGCAGTGTTTTGGAAGAGGGGAGCGAAATAA
- a CDS encoding glycosyltransferase family 4 protein — MYNIALISFSNNYDMQKYVFSLYESLKEKYKGKIVTLTSQKTYFDINYDDNNFFINVPKRPGLEFKTFNFFEIKKIIKVLKSKRIDLIYFLSSHVWNIFLINTLKKYGVKIIHSIHDPIPHEGEKDSNNVRIYNKYISKKSDIVILHSEKLKIPFIKTYSISNTKVKVIPLWHEWKPFHKIEQNKNKVLFFGRINPYKGVENIIELAKLNNNIIFDIVGKISKKLEHLKIELKKYKNINLVDEYVDEYTMDKFFYDNQITILPYNSATQSGVVVESYRHSRPIIGFNVGAISEQVPLEFRDFFLLESGDIIALNNTLKKYLNLSIKEKNYICKAFYDYGFNKFSVLKASEFFLQLIRNIEIDERR, encoded by the coding sequence ATGTACAATATTGCTTTAATTAGTTTTTCGAATAACTACGATATGCAAAAATATGTATTTTCATTATATGAAAGTTTAAAGGAAAAATATAAAGGTAAAATCGTTACTCTGACAAGTCAAAAGACATATTTTGATATTAATTATGATGACAATAATTTCTTTATCAATGTTCCAAAAAGACCAGGGCTTGAATTTAAAACATTTAATTTTTTTGAAATAAAAAAGATTATTAAGGTTTTAAAATCAAAAAGAATTGATCTAATATACTTTCTATCATCGCATGTTTGGAATATTTTTTTGATAAATACACTAAAAAAATATGGAGTTAAAATAATTCATAGTATTCATGATCCAATACCCCATGAAGGAGAAAAGGATTCAAATAATGTTAGAATATATAATAAATATATTTCAAAAAAATCAGATATAGTTATATTACATAGTGAAAAGTTGAAAATACCATTTATAAAAACTTATTCGATTTCAAATACCAAAGTAAAAGTTATTCCCTTATGGCATGAATGGAAGCCTTTTCATAAAATAGAACAAAACAAAAATAAGGTCCTTTTTTTTGGAAGAATAAACCCTTATAAAGGTGTTGAAAATATAATTGAATTAGCTAAACTAAACAATAATATTATATTTGATATTGTAGGAAAAATCTCAAAAAAACTAGAGCATCTTAAAATTGAATTAAAAAAGTATAAAAATATTAATTTGGTAGATGAGTATGTTGATGAATATACAATGGATAAATTTTTTTATGATAATCAGATTACAATTTTACCTTATAATAGTGCTACTCAATCAGGTGTTGTTGTAGAATCATATAGGCACTCAAGACCAATAATTGGTTTTAATGTTGGTGCAATTTCAGAACAGGTCCCACTAGAGTTTAGAGATTTTTTTCTATTGGAAAGTGGCGATATTATTGCTTTGAATAATACACTAAAAAAATACTTAAATTTAAGTATTAAAGAGAAAAACTATATTTGTAAAGCTTTTTATGATTATGGATTTAATAAATTTTCGGTATTAAAAGCTAGTGAATTTTTTTTGCAACTTATTAGAAATATTGAGATTGATGAAAGGAGATAA
- a CDS encoding glycosyltransferase has protein sequence MTLSFLLMTNDRLEELKEALDSIYETITLNKKYDYEIVILLNGSKEEYQSQIRNFISEKMDKIKHNIIYSKKNVGVAEGRNILFKNSKADVLIFLDDDAEIINKKSFIGNIFSIKNKNPKIGIISVKSLGMGGNIRNKEIPLTKLNKNGNKSFFTYHFVGVGHIIFREAVKNEKELYPSNLFYGMEEYYLSYKVINNGFKIYYSNDLIVLHKKSDKTRLKPIEYYIHLASNKIFIGSLLGDTKLLISHFILWNIWGILKCKNFICLIKIIKRFNQLNYSKEKYKIELSKGAKKYIKNVGGKYWY, from the coding sequence ATGACGTTATCGTTTTTATTAATGACAAATGATAGACTTGAAGAGTTGAAGGAAGCGTTAGATTCAATATATGAAACAATTACATTAAATAAAAAATATGATTATGAAATAGTAATTTTATTAAATGGTAGTAAAGAAGAATATCAATCCCAAATAAGGAATTTTATTTCTGAAAAAATGGACAAAATTAAGCACAATATTATTTATTCTAAAAAAAATGTTGGAGTAGCCGAAGGAAGGAATATCTTATTCAAGAATTCAAAAGCTGATGTATTGATTTTTTTAGATGATGATGCTGAAATAATTAATAAAAAGAGTTTTATTGGTAATATTTTTTCTATAAAGAATAAAAACCCAAAAATTGGAATTATTAGTGTAAAATCATTAGGAATGGGGGGAAATATCAGAAATAAAGAAATACCGCTAACTAAATTAAATAAAAATGGGAATAAATCTTTTTTTACTTATCATTTTGTAGGTGTTGGTCATATTATTTTTAGAGAAGCAGTTAAAAATGAAAAGGAACTTTATCCTTCAAATTTGTTTTATGGTATGGAAGAATATTATTTAAGTTATAAAGTAATTAATAATGGTTTTAAAATTTATTACTCTAATGATTTAATTGTTTTACATAAAAAGAGCGATAAAACAAGATTAAAACCTATAGAATATTATATACATTTAGCATCAAATAAAATTTTCATAGGTAGTTTATTAGGGGATACGAAGTTATTAATAAGTCATTTTATACTTTGGAATATTTGGGGTATTTTAAAATGTAAAAATTTTATATGTTTAATAAAAATAATTAAAAGATTTAATCAATTAAATTACTCAAAAGAAAAATACAAAATAGAATTATCAAAAGGAGCAAAAAAATACATAAAGAATGTGGGGGGGAAGTATTGGTACTAA